The Apis mellifera strain DH4 linkage group LG8, Amel_HAv3.1, whole genome shotgun sequence genome contains a region encoding:
- the LOC410003 gene encoding GIGYF family protein CG11148 isoform X1: MTDSMKFGPEWLRNLSGDTCNNSGGGGGTTSLTTPRYQLAEHRYGREEMLILFDRNCKPPELLTNFSSLYVEKTQLPLALIQMTEDETRMWNGGITNGGRGRGGSVDRGGRGRNGRGSLYSSHYSRGVGFDDSGDGSRIDSQSFQGRNRPFDRSQSERSWSERNGASDPGEWNGSTSPRKELSRGASGSSLMESNWRRHRGGTEDDDGWRKWGGRSSWRESGSMDRDRLERNEGDSEEGRNSGGRWEHRGSHRVTHDSSHHPPPRTTRTWESNHDNNHDNLPEWATENPSESGGSFDASGAFHGGMYSDDDEDGVISAGGTQESRTRRVSEGSAANIKKSGSKSLSYSSTQGQITSRNTNSSTSTINKERPKSLHPLDDKNDCIDKERRSSSPGKLPITITDSTPTKTSTSSETPQKRNTVVASTEQIETEKITSIDSETNKSPSKEKKKEEVETETKMDSIPVTAKKQVPLQIESQKVGHNTETNDVRQKSEDDLDRMKEEADALVAKLMADEENHREKTASIPPSIGNQPSTVPSTNGQEKWFYRDPQGEVQGPFLASEMAEWCKAGYFTAGLMVRRTCDERYTTLGDLVKMCGRIPFTPGPPIPPLKLADQVIPPVPNTVPAGMSALSKTSIEDPLLLLQYQHMRLLQNQQLLLRQMRTSAIAKLSQSEHWATLSPMEQNQLIFQCVIQDSEIPEVPISTNPFVPHLSSQASNPVMQLFTQMQQAKTQPETHLTSNPHSTTATHPPTVDPIQQLIQQMGGMQNIPGMQQSSTPTATQEDNPIKSLLRQLNVNANGHPQTSHIDTVWPQPPPQINPQFNAQNWLAQVGPIPAVPPGQLPTSLWDLHTKEIKTEQQILEEQNLRLQEDRKKEELRKQEELQRQVEEENAKRKKEEQAKQEEEEAKRKDEERKKKEEEKKRKEEEKRKQEEERKKKEEKKRKEEEKKREEKRKQEEENLRKKQEEEKRKKEELKRQEEKQKKEEEKRKKLEEEQRKQEEERMRREAEARKQAEVEEQARRAEQRRREADALRRLQERSKAPWAQAPRAPTPATPAASLAEIQRLEREKKAEEQRFQQIMQQQLAQQKAIEAAQEASVTDSSKRLQFKWAEKSTSSTKSIPVKSLAQIQQEEQERIAKVKQQERERQEKAGQKESTNVLQNAGIWGTASQCLNWANSSSSNNSQPWSNNSGSSGFWDDPTPIKSSTTAKSIKQTSTAKAPTANQQQQQSNKANKSKNKREEELVKKLFEQNTAKTDDFTQWCNKALSGLQVSVDIPTFVGFLRDIESAYEVKEYVRDYLGDNKQSSEFAKQFLEKRSKWRSAQRPQAQADDLCKPAPAVNPNAPTEFQEVKGKSKKPKKGKMYKVDNRILGFSVTAAPDRINVGDRDYGEGV; encoded by the exons ATGACGGATTCTATGAAATTTGGTCCAGAATG gTTGCGCAATCTATCTGGAGACACTTGCAATaatagtggtggtggtggaggtACTACAAGTTTAACTACTCCACGTTATCAATTAGCTGAACATAGATATGGGCGAGAAGAAATgttgattttatttgatcGTAATTGTAAACCTCCTGAATTATTGACAAATTTCTCATCATTATATGTTGAGAAAACTCAACTTCCTTTGGCTCTTATACAAATGACAGAAGATGAAACg cgaaTGTGGAATGGAGGAATAACTAATGGTGGCCGAGGAAGAGGTGGAAGTGTGGATCGTGGAGGGCGAGGAAGAAATGGAAGAGGTAGCTTATATTCCTCTCATTATTCCCGTGGTGTTGGTTTTGATGATTCAGGAGATGGATCTCGAATTGACAGTCAATCATTTCaa gGAAGAAATCGCCCATTTGATAGGTCTCAAAGTGAACGTAGTTGGTCAGAAAGAAATGGAGCTTCAGATCCAGGTGAATGGAATGGTTCTACTAGTCCTAGAAAGGAATTAAGTCGTGGAGCTAGTGGTAGTTCTCTTATGGAAAGTAATTGGCGACGTCATCGTGGTGGTACAGAAGACGATGATGGTTGGCGAAAATGGG gAGGCAGAAGTAGTTGGCGTGAAAGTGGGAGCATGGACAGAGATAGATTAGAGAGAAATGAAGGAGATAGCGAAGAAGGACGGAATAGTGGTGGTAGATGGGAACATCGTGGAAGTCATAGAGTTACACACGATTCAAGCCATCATCCACCCCCTCGTACAACACGTACTTGGGAATCAAATCATGATAATAATCATGACAATCTTCCTGAatg ggCTACTGAAAATCCTAGTGAAAGTGGAGGAAGTTTTGATGCTTCAGGTGCATTCCATGGTGGAATGTATTCAGATGATGATGAAGATGGAGTGATTAGTGCAGGTGGTACTCAAGAATCAAGGACTCGACGTGTTTCTGAAGGAAGTGCTgccaatataaaaaaatctggtAGTAAATCTTTATCCTATAGTTCAACTCAAGGACAAATAACGAGTCGTAATACCAATAGTAGCACTAGTACAATAAACAAAGAACGACCGAAGTCCTTGCATCCGctcgatgataaaaatgattgtatcgataaagaaaggagaagCAGTTCTCCAGGGAAACTTCCTATTACAATAACAGATAGTACCCCTACTAAAACTTCAACATCATCTGAAACTCCACAGAAAAGAAATACAGTAGTGGCAAGTACAGAACAAatagaaacagaaaaaataaCATCTATAGATTCAGAAACCAATAAATCTCCtagtaaagaaaagaaaaaagaagaagtagaaACAGAAACAAAAATGGATTCTATTCCTGTCACTGCAAAAAAACAAGTCCCGTTACAAATAGAGTCTCAAAAAGTAGGTCATAATACGGAAACAAATGATGTGAGACAAAAGTCGGAAGACGATTTGGatagaatgaaagaagaagcCGATGCATTAGTTGCTAAATTGATGGCGGATGAAGAAAACCATAGGGAGAAAACAGCTAGTATACCGCCTTCTATTGGTAACCAACCTTCTACAGTTCCATCTACAAATGGACAGGAGAAATGGTTTTACCGTGATCCACAGGGTGAAGTTCAGGGTCCGTTCTTAGCAAGTGAAATGGCGGAATGGTGTAAAGCTGGTTATTTCACTGCTGGATTAATGGTAAGAAGAACTTGTGACGAGCGATATACCACATTAGGAGATTTAGTGAAGATGTGTGGTAGAATACCATTTACACCTGGACCTCCTATTCCTCCTTTAAAg ttaGCGGATCAAGTAATACCACCTGTTCCTAACACTGTACCAGCTGGTATGAGTGCACTATCAAAAACTAGTATAGAAGATCCCCTTCTTCTGCTGCAGTATCAACATATGCGTTTGTTACAAAATCAACAATTGCTTTTAAGACAAATGCGAACATCAGCTATAGCAAAACTTTCTCAATCTGAACATTGGGCAACTTTAAGTCCTATGgaacaaaatcaattaatttttcaatgcgTTATTCAAGATTCAGAGATTCCAGAGGTACCAATTTCTACAAATCCATTTGTACCTCATCTTTCATCTCAAGCTTCAAATCCGGTTATGCAACTTTTTACTCAAATGCAACAG gctAAAACGCAACCAGAAACTCATTTAACATCAAATCCACATTCAACTACAGCAACACATCCACCTACAGTTGATCCTATACAACAACTTATACAACAAATGGGTGGTATGCAAAATATACCGGGAATGCAACAGTCAAGTACACCAACTGCGACACAAGAAGATAATCCCATAAAATCCTTATTACGTCAACTGAATGTTAACGCAAACGGTCATCCACAAACATCTCATATTGATACAGTTTGGCCACAACCTCCGCCACAAATAAATCCACAATTTAATGCACAGAATTGGTTAGCGCAA gtTGGACCGATACCAGCTGTTCCTCCTGGTCAATTACCTACATCATTATGGGATTTGCACactaaagaaataaagacTGAACAACAAATATTG gaaGAACAGAATCTTCGATTACaagaagatagaaagaaagaagaacttCGAAAACAAGAGGAATTACAACGTCaagttgaagaagaaaatgcgaaaagaaaaaaagaagaacaagctaaacaagaagaagaagaagcaaaacgaaaagatgaagaaagaaagaaaaaagaagaagaaaaaaaacgaaaagaagaggagaaacgtaaacaagaagaagaaaggaagaaaaaagaagaaaaaaaacgtaaagaagaagaaaaaaagcgagaggaaaaacgaaaacaggaagaagaaaatttaagaaaaaaacaagaagaggaaaaaagaaaaaaagaagaacttaAAAGacaagaagaaaaacagaaaaaagaagaagaaaaaagaaaaaaattggaagaggAACAAAGAAaacaggaagaagaaagaatgcg aaGAGAAGCAGAAGCACGTAAACAAGCTGAAGTTGAAGAACAAGCTCGGCGAGCAGAACAAAGGCGACGAGAAGCAGATGCACTTCGCAGATTACAAGAACGAAGTAAAGCACCATGGGCGCAAGCACCTCGAGCACCTACTCCAGCAACTCCTGCTGCTTCGCTTGCTGAAATTCAAAGACttgaacgagaaaaaaaagcg GAAGAACAACGATTTCAACAAATAATGCAGCAACAATTAGCACAGCAGAAAGCCATAGAAGCAGCGCAAGAAGCATCGGTAACTGATTCTTCTAAAAGATTACAATTTAAGTGGGCAGAAAAAAGTACGAGTTCTACTAAATCTATACCAGTAAAAAGTCTCGCTCAAATTCAACAAGAAGAGCAGGAACGGATCGCCAAGGTAAAG CAACAAGAAAGGGAACGTCAAGAAAAGGCAGGACAAAAAGAATCAACGAACGTACTGCAAAATGCTGGAATATGGGGTACTGCATCTCAATGTTTGAATTGGGCTAATTCAAGTAGCTCTAATAATAGTCAACCTTGGTCGAACAATAGTGGTAGTAGTGGTTTTTGGGATGATCCTACGCCAATCAAATCTTCTACAACCGCGAAATCTATTAAACAAACTAGTACAGCAAAGGCTCCTACTGCCAatcagcaacaacaacaaagtAATAAAGCAAATAAAAGTAAGAATAAACGGGAAGAAGAACtagtaaagaaattatttgaacaaaaCACTGCCAAGACAGATGATTTTACGCAATGGTGCAACAAAGCTCTGAGTGGTTTACAAGTCTCTGTAGACA TCCCTACATTTGTTGGATTTTTGCGAGATATTGAATCTGCGTATGAAGTAAAAGAATATGTTCGAGATTATCTTGGTGATAACAAACAAAGTTCAGAATTTGCAAagcaatttttagaaaaacgtAGTAAGTGGCGATCGGCCCAACGACCTCAAGCACAAGCGGATGATTTATGTAAACCAGCACCTGCTGTTAATCCTAATGCACCTACGGAATTTCAGGAAGTAAAG GGAAAGTCAAAGAAGccaaagaagggaaaaatgtACAAAGTTGATAATAGAATTCTTGGCTTTAGTGTAACTGCAGCCCCTGATCGTATCAATGTAGGTGATCGCGATTATGGGGAAGGTGTTTGA
- the LOC410003 gene encoding GIGYF family protein CG11148 isoform X3, which yields MTDSMKFGPEWLRNLSGDTCNNSGGGGGTTSLTTPRYQLAEHRYGREEMLILFDRNCKPPELLTNFSSLYVEKTQLPLALIQMTEDETRMWNGGITNGGRGRGGSVDRGGRGRNGRGSLYSSHYSRGVGFDDSGDGSRIDSQSFQGRNRPFDRSQSERSWSERNGASDPGEWNGSTSPRKELSRGASGSSLMESNWRRHRGGTEDDDGWRKWGGRSSWRESGSMDRDRLERNEGDSEEGRNSGGRWEHRGSHRVTHDSSHHPPPRTTRTWESNHDNNHDNLPEWATENPSESGGSFDASGAFHGGMYSDDDEDGVISAGGTQESRTRRVSEGSAANIKKSGSKSLSYSSTQGQITSRNTNSSTSTINKERPKSLHPLDDKNDCIDKERRSSSPGKLPITITDSTPTKTSTSSETPQKRNTVVASTEQIETEKITSIDSETNKSPSKEKKKEEVETETKMDSIPVTAKKQVPLQIESQKVGHNTETNDVRQKSEDDLDRMKEEADALVAKLMADEENHREKTASIPPSIGNQPSTVPSTNGQEKWFYRDPQGEVQGPFLASEMAEWCKAGYFTAGLMVRRTCDERYTTLGDLVKMCGRIPFTPGPPIPPLKLADQVIPPVPNTVPAGMSALSKTSIEDPLLLLQYQHMRLLQNQQLLLRQMRTSAIAKLSQSEHWATLSPMEQNQLIFQCVIQDSEIPEVPISTNPFVPHLSSQASNPVMQLFTQMQQAKTQPETHLTSNPHSTTATHPPTVDPIQQLIQQMGGMQNIPGMQQSSTPTATQEDNPIKSLLRQLNVNANGHPQTSHIDTVWPQPPPQINPQFNAQNWLAQVGPIPAVPPGQLPTSLWDLHTKEIKTEQQILEEQNLRLQEDRKKEELRKQEELQRQVEEENAKRKKEEQAKQEEEEAKRKDEERKKKEEEKKRKEEEKRKQEEERKKKEEKKRKEEEKKREEKRKQEEENLRKKQEEEKRKKEELKRQEEKQKKEEEKRKKLEEEQRKQEEERMRREAEARKQAEVEEQARRAEQRRREADALRRLQERSKAPWAQAPRAPTPATPAASLAEIQRLEREKKAEEQRFQQIMQQQLAQQKAIEAAQEASVTDSSKRLQFKWAEKSTSSTKSIPVKSLAQIQQEEQERIAKVKQQERERQEKAGQKESTNVLQNAGIWGTASQCLNWANSSSSNNSQPWSNNSGSSGFWDDPTPIKSSTTAKSIKQTSTAKAPTANQQQQQSNKANKSKNKREEELVKKLFEQNTAKTDDFTQWCNKALSGLQVSVDSKLETFLHIFLFRL from the exons ATGACGGATTCTATGAAATTTGGTCCAGAATG gTTGCGCAATCTATCTGGAGACACTTGCAATaatagtggtggtggtggaggtACTACAAGTTTAACTACTCCACGTTATCAATTAGCTGAACATAGATATGGGCGAGAAGAAATgttgattttatttgatcGTAATTGTAAACCTCCTGAATTATTGACAAATTTCTCATCATTATATGTTGAGAAAACTCAACTTCCTTTGGCTCTTATACAAATGACAGAAGATGAAACg cgaaTGTGGAATGGAGGAATAACTAATGGTGGCCGAGGAAGAGGTGGAAGTGTGGATCGTGGAGGGCGAGGAAGAAATGGAAGAGGTAGCTTATATTCCTCTCATTATTCCCGTGGTGTTGGTTTTGATGATTCAGGAGATGGATCTCGAATTGACAGTCAATCATTTCaa gGAAGAAATCGCCCATTTGATAGGTCTCAAAGTGAACGTAGTTGGTCAGAAAGAAATGGAGCTTCAGATCCAGGTGAATGGAATGGTTCTACTAGTCCTAGAAAGGAATTAAGTCGTGGAGCTAGTGGTAGTTCTCTTATGGAAAGTAATTGGCGACGTCATCGTGGTGGTACAGAAGACGATGATGGTTGGCGAAAATGGG gAGGCAGAAGTAGTTGGCGTGAAAGTGGGAGCATGGACAGAGATAGATTAGAGAGAAATGAAGGAGATAGCGAAGAAGGACGGAATAGTGGTGGTAGATGGGAACATCGTGGAAGTCATAGAGTTACACACGATTCAAGCCATCATCCACCCCCTCGTACAACACGTACTTGGGAATCAAATCATGATAATAATCATGACAATCTTCCTGAatg ggCTACTGAAAATCCTAGTGAAAGTGGAGGAAGTTTTGATGCTTCAGGTGCATTCCATGGTGGAATGTATTCAGATGATGATGAAGATGGAGTGATTAGTGCAGGTGGTACTCAAGAATCAAGGACTCGACGTGTTTCTGAAGGAAGTGCTgccaatataaaaaaatctggtAGTAAATCTTTATCCTATAGTTCAACTCAAGGACAAATAACGAGTCGTAATACCAATAGTAGCACTAGTACAATAAACAAAGAACGACCGAAGTCCTTGCATCCGctcgatgataaaaatgattgtatcgataaagaaaggagaagCAGTTCTCCAGGGAAACTTCCTATTACAATAACAGATAGTACCCCTACTAAAACTTCAACATCATCTGAAACTCCACAGAAAAGAAATACAGTAGTGGCAAGTACAGAACAAatagaaacagaaaaaataaCATCTATAGATTCAGAAACCAATAAATCTCCtagtaaagaaaagaaaaaagaagaagtagaaACAGAAACAAAAATGGATTCTATTCCTGTCACTGCAAAAAAACAAGTCCCGTTACAAATAGAGTCTCAAAAAGTAGGTCATAATACGGAAACAAATGATGTGAGACAAAAGTCGGAAGACGATTTGGatagaatgaaagaagaagcCGATGCATTAGTTGCTAAATTGATGGCGGATGAAGAAAACCATAGGGAGAAAACAGCTAGTATACCGCCTTCTATTGGTAACCAACCTTCTACAGTTCCATCTACAAATGGACAGGAGAAATGGTTTTACCGTGATCCACAGGGTGAAGTTCAGGGTCCGTTCTTAGCAAGTGAAATGGCGGAATGGTGTAAAGCTGGTTATTTCACTGCTGGATTAATGGTAAGAAGAACTTGTGACGAGCGATATACCACATTAGGAGATTTAGTGAAGATGTGTGGTAGAATACCATTTACACCTGGACCTCCTATTCCTCCTTTAAAg ttaGCGGATCAAGTAATACCACCTGTTCCTAACACTGTACCAGCTGGTATGAGTGCACTATCAAAAACTAGTATAGAAGATCCCCTTCTTCTGCTGCAGTATCAACATATGCGTTTGTTACAAAATCAACAATTGCTTTTAAGACAAATGCGAACATCAGCTATAGCAAAACTTTCTCAATCTGAACATTGGGCAACTTTAAGTCCTATGgaacaaaatcaattaatttttcaatgcgTTATTCAAGATTCAGAGATTCCAGAGGTACCAATTTCTACAAATCCATTTGTACCTCATCTTTCATCTCAAGCTTCAAATCCGGTTATGCAACTTTTTACTCAAATGCAACAG gctAAAACGCAACCAGAAACTCATTTAACATCAAATCCACATTCAACTACAGCAACACATCCACCTACAGTTGATCCTATACAACAACTTATACAACAAATGGGTGGTATGCAAAATATACCGGGAATGCAACAGTCAAGTACACCAACTGCGACACAAGAAGATAATCCCATAAAATCCTTATTACGTCAACTGAATGTTAACGCAAACGGTCATCCACAAACATCTCATATTGATACAGTTTGGCCACAACCTCCGCCACAAATAAATCCACAATTTAATGCACAGAATTGGTTAGCGCAA gtTGGACCGATACCAGCTGTTCCTCCTGGTCAATTACCTACATCATTATGGGATTTGCACactaaagaaataaagacTGAACAACAAATATTG gaaGAACAGAATCTTCGATTACaagaagatagaaagaaagaagaacttCGAAAACAAGAGGAATTACAACGTCaagttgaagaagaaaatgcgaaaagaaaaaaagaagaacaagctaaacaagaagaagaagaagcaaaacgaaaagatgaagaaagaaagaaaaaagaagaagaaaaaaaacgaaaagaagaggagaaacgtaaacaagaagaagaaaggaagaaaaaagaagaaaaaaaacgtaaagaagaagaaaaaaagcgagaggaaaaacgaaaacaggaagaagaaaatttaagaaaaaaacaagaagaggaaaaaagaaaaaaagaagaacttaAAAGacaagaagaaaaacagaaaaaagaagaagaaaaaagaaaaaaattggaagaggAACAAAGAAaacaggaagaagaaagaatgcg aaGAGAAGCAGAAGCACGTAAACAAGCTGAAGTTGAAGAACAAGCTCGGCGAGCAGAACAAAGGCGACGAGAAGCAGATGCACTTCGCAGATTACAAGAACGAAGTAAAGCACCATGGGCGCAAGCACCTCGAGCACCTACTCCAGCAACTCCTGCTGCTTCGCTTGCTGAAATTCAAAGACttgaacgagaaaaaaaagcg GAAGAACAACGATTTCAACAAATAATGCAGCAACAATTAGCACAGCAGAAAGCCATAGAAGCAGCGCAAGAAGCATCGGTAACTGATTCTTCTAAAAGATTACAATTTAAGTGGGCAGAAAAAAGTACGAGTTCTACTAAATCTATACCAGTAAAAAGTCTCGCTCAAATTCAACAAGAAGAGCAGGAACGGATCGCCAAGGTAAAG CAACAAGAAAGGGAACGTCAAGAAAAGGCAGGACAAAAAGAATCAACGAACGTACTGCAAAATGCTGGAATATGGGGTACTGCATCTCAATGTTTGAATTGGGCTAATTCAAGTAGCTCTAATAATAGTCAACCTTGGTCGAACAATAGTGGTAGTAGTGGTTTTTGGGATGATCCTACGCCAATCAAATCTTCTACAACCGCGAAATCTATTAAACAAACTAGTACAGCAAAGGCTCCTACTGCCAatcagcaacaacaacaaagtAATAAAGCAAATAAAAGTAAGAATAAACGGGAAGAAGAACtagtaaagaaattatttgaacaaaaCACTGCCAAGACAGATGATTTTACGCAATGGTGCAACAAAGCTCTGAGTGGTTTACAAGTCTCTGTAGACAGTAAGTTAGAgacttttttacatatatttttgtttcgtttataG